One window of Leptotrichia sp. oral taxon 498 genomic DNA carries:
- a CDS encoding type II toxin-antitoxin system HicB family antitoxin, translating to MLVVYPAIFHKTREEGYIVVFPDFDCGATEGKTLEEAMEMAEDYVGTWLYDDFVNKKKLPTPSKLNDVSLEIPEDEKDFYVEGESFKTLIALDMLKYVNECKKTTIRKNVSVPSWLNEMAKKQNINFSQILQDALKRELGIEY from the coding sequence ATGTTGGTAGTATATCCAGCAATATTTCATAAAACAAGAGAAGAAGGATACATTGTAGTATTTCCAGATTTTGACTGTGGAGCGACTGAAGGAAAAACATTGGAGGAAGCGATGGAAATGGCAGAGGACTATGTTGGGACTTGGTTATATGACGATTTTGTAAACAAAAAAAAATTACCGACTCCGAGTAAATTGAATGATGTCTCTCTTGAAATCCCAGAAGATGAAAAAGATTTTTATGTGGAAGGGGAGAGTTTTAAAACATTAATTGCATTAGATATGTTAAAGTATGTAAATGAATGTAAAAAAACGACAATTAGAAAGAATGTGTCAGTACCGAGCTGGCTAAATGAAATGGCAAAAAAACAAAACATAAATTTTTCTCAAATATTGCAAGATGCTCTAAAACGTGAGTTGGGGATAGAATATTGA
- a CDS encoding type II toxin-antitoxin system HicA family toxin, protein MTSTQMIKFLKKNGFVQVAGGKGSHKKFYNKITGRLTVVPDHKQELGKGLEHKILKQAGLK, encoded by the coding sequence ATGACATCTACGCAAATGATAAAATTTCTTAAAAAAAATGGCTTTGTACAAGTTGCAGGTGGAAAAGGTTCACATAAGAAATTTTATAACAAGATTACAGGCAGATTAACAGTTGTTCCAGATCATAAACAAGAACTTGGGAAAGGTTTGGAACATAAAATTTTAAAACAGGCTGGATTAAAATAG
- a CDS encoding DUF4870 domain-containing protein, with protein sequence MDLDIKNQRSIAGLRANAVAFLTNLSTFVGVGLIFSLIVLILEPENEFVRKYSKQTLSLNVIIIVALPLNIIMKIGSALFFIIVAIILILQAVAAVFSILGKEFEIPKIDEISNLLFVD encoded by the coding sequence ATGGATTTAGATATTAAAAATCAGAGATCAATAGCTGGATTAAGGGCTAATGCTGTGGCATTTTTAACGAATTTAAGCACTTTCGTGGGAGTTGGACTAATTTTTTCTTTAATCGTATTAATTTTAGAACCAGAAAACGAATTTGTCAGAAAATATTCAAAACAGACACTTTCACTAAATGTCATAATAATTGTGGCACTGCCATTAAATATAATAATGAAAATTGGCTCTGCACTATTTTTTATAATTGTTGCAATTATATTAATATTGCAAGCTGTAGCGGCAGTATTTTCAATTTTAGGAAAAGAATTTGAAATACCGAAAATAGACGAGATAAGTAATCTGCTGTTTGTGGATTAA
- a CDS encoding tyrosine-type recombinase/integrase encodes MENEKKNNILKQQKSEALLSYVDKFLYYEEVLMGKSYNTIRSYKRDLLQFAEYLFKYEKIYDFEQIEMMTFRSFIMFLNSPERKENKSDKKDVLGRKKEIKPVSKRSINRKISALRTFFKYLQEIKVVKTNKVIYINMPKFEKELPDVINRDELQKLRNVIDTSKILGLRDRLIIELLYSSGLRSVELINLSEYMVDIEEREIRVIGKGGKERFTFFSETAKKWLIKYIAEKQKQYKNYTPDAIIVNSKGRKLTTRSLRRLISGHAKNAGIEKEITPHVFRHSFAVELLNKGIDMEYLQELLGHSSLSTTQMYTHVNKNLLRDIYMNTHPLAKK; translated from the coding sequence ATGGAAAATGAGAAAAAAAATAACATTTTAAAGCAGCAGAAAAGCGAAGCTCTTCTTTCCTATGTCGATAAATTTTTGTATTATGAGGAAGTGCTGATGGGTAAAAGTTATAATACGATTAGAAGTTATAAAAGGGATTTGCTTCAGTTTGCAGAATATCTTTTTAAATATGAAAAAATTTATGATTTTGAGCAAATTGAAATGATGACTTTTAGGTCATTTATCATGTTTTTAAATTCTCCAGAAAGAAAAGAAAATAAATCTGACAAAAAAGATGTTTTGGGTAGAAAAAAAGAGATTAAGCCAGTTTCTAAAAGAAGCATAAATCGTAAAATATCGGCTCTCAGAACATTTTTTAAATATTTGCAGGAAATTAAAGTAGTAAAGACAAATAAAGTTATTTACATAAATATGCCAAAATTTGAAAAAGAACTGCCAGATGTTATAAATCGAGATGAGCTGCAAAAGTTGAGGAATGTGATTGACACAAGTAAAATTCTTGGATTAAGGGACAGGCTTATCATAGAACTTCTTTATTCCAGCGGTCTTCGTTCGGTAGAACTCATAAATTTAAGTGAATATATGGTTGACATTGAGGAACGTGAAATCCGTGTCATTGGAAAAGGTGGCAAGGAAAGGTTTACTTTTTTTAGTGAAACTGCAAAAAAATGGCTGATAAAATATATTGCAGAAAAACAAAAACAGTATAAAAATTACACGCCAGATGCGATAATTGTAAATAGTAAAGGCAGAAAACTGACTACACGGTCGCTCAGAAGATTAATTTCAGGTCATGCAAAAAATGCGGGAATAGAAAAGGAAATAACCCCACATGTATTTCGTCATTCATTTGCAGTAGAGCTTTTAAATAAAGGAATAGATATGGAATATTTACAAGAGCTCTTAGGACATAGTTCCCTTTCAACAACACAGATGTATACTCATGTGAATAAAAATCTACTGCGGGATATTTACATGAATACGCATCCTTTGGCAAAGAAATAA
- the topA gene encoding type I DNA topoisomerase: protein MAKKLVIVESPSKAKTIEKILGRGYEVTASYGHVIDLPKTKLGIDIENNFEPQYKVIKGKGEILKNLKEKSKKASVVYLASDQDREGEAIAWHIANYINQPDKIKRIEFNEITKNAVTNAIKNPRVINKNLVHSQQARRLLDRIVGYKISPLLWKIISRNASAGRVQSVALKLICDLEDEIKAFVPQKYWEVSASIQKNINLNLIKIADEKVDRIFDEKVIKKLKKDLKNGKLTLDKIEVKKKSQRPPLVFKTSTLQQLASSYLGYGATKTMRIAQQLYEGLSIDGENKGLITYMRTDSTRISNDAINMAKDYITQNYGEKYVGKYVTRNSKSNVQDAHEGIRPSYIELTPDSIKDNLTNEQYKLYKLIWDRFLVSQFAAMKYEQMQINAVNGDYKFRGTINKVVFDGYYKIFKDEDEIKTGDFPELKENDIYPIEKLNIEEGITKAPTRFSEATLVKKLESEGIGRPSTYATIVETLKAREYVEVVDKRFFPTYLGYEVKDELVKNFRNIINVKFTANMEKDLDKVEEGLVEWVQLLSDFYDSLEKDIKKFEIEIEKIKSKRIVSDVLDSKGAPMVLKTGLYGKYLVSESNEKETVSLKKVVIPQEQLENGQIFVKEEVEKIQSTKKGILTDFFTEDGSRYLLKSGRFGEYLESENYEKDEKRMSLPPELKQKFKKGAIVEVDDILQINEEMTRILEENEKIVKEAGVCPNCGKPFEIKNGRFGKFLACTGYPDCKTIKNIKTGKITVASDKKTETKDKTKSAAKTAKKATTKKKTATRKTKAKTAKKSITKK, encoded by the coding sequence TTGGCAAAAAAGTTAGTAATTGTGGAGTCGCCATCAAAGGCGAAAACTATTGAAAAAATACTAGGAAGAGGCTATGAAGTTACAGCATCTTATGGACATGTGATTGATTTGCCGAAAACAAAATTGGGAATTGACATAGAAAACAATTTTGAACCGCAATACAAGGTTATAAAAGGTAAAGGTGAAATTTTAAAAAATTTAAAGGAAAAATCAAAAAAGGCAAGTGTTGTGTATCTTGCGTCCGATCAAGACAGGGAGGGAGAAGCAATAGCTTGGCATATCGCAAATTACATAAATCAGCCAGACAAAATTAAAAGAATAGAATTTAACGAAATTACAAAAAATGCCGTAACCAATGCGATAAAAAATCCAAGAGTAATAAATAAAAATCTTGTCCATTCGCAACAGGCAAGAAGACTGCTAGATAGAATAGTCGGATACAAAATAAGTCCACTTTTGTGGAAAATCATAAGCAGAAATGCGAGTGCTGGAAGAGTTCAGTCGGTTGCACTAAAATTAATTTGTGACCTGGAAGATGAAATAAAAGCATTTGTGCCGCAAAAATACTGGGAAGTCAGCGCGTCTATTCAAAAAAATATAAATCTTAATTTAATAAAGATTGCCGATGAAAAAGTTGACAGAATTTTTGATGAAAAAGTGATAAAAAAGTTGAAAAAAGATTTGAAAAATGGCAAACTTACGCTTGACAAAATCGAAGTTAAGAAAAAATCTCAAAGACCGCCACTTGTCTTTAAAACAAGCACATTGCAACAACTGGCTTCATCATATTTGGGTTACGGCGCAACTAAAACTATGAGAATTGCACAGCAACTTTATGAAGGACTGTCAATAGATGGCGAAAATAAAGGGCTTATCACATACATGAGAACAGATTCGACAAGGATTTCAAACGATGCGATAAATATGGCAAAAGATTACATAACTCAAAATTACGGTGAAAAATATGTTGGAAAATATGTGACACGAAATTCAAAATCAAATGTTCAAGATGCGCACGAAGGAATTAGACCGTCCTACATCGAGCTTACACCAGATTCGATAAAAGACAATTTGACAAATGAGCAATATAAACTATATAAATTAATTTGGGACAGATTTTTGGTTTCACAGTTTGCGGCGATGAAATATGAGCAGATGCAAATTAATGCAGTAAATGGCGACTACAAATTCCGTGGGACGATTAATAAAGTAGTTTTTGACGGTTATTACAAAATTTTTAAAGACGAGGATGAAATAAAAACAGGGGATTTTCCAGAATTAAAAGAAAATGATATTTATCCGATTGAAAAATTAAATATTGAGGAAGGAATAACAAAAGCACCGACAAGATTTTCGGAAGCGACTCTTGTGAAAAAACTTGAATCTGAAGGAATTGGAAGACCGTCGACTTATGCTACGATAGTTGAAACACTAAAGGCAAGGGAATATGTCGAAGTCGTTGACAAGCGATTTTTCCCAACTTATTTGGGCTATGAAGTAAAAGATGAATTAGTTAAAAACTTTAGAAATATAATAAATGTAAAATTTACAGCAAATATGGAGAAAGATCTCGACAAAGTTGAAGAAGGTCTAGTTGAATGGGTACAGCTTCTGTCAGATTTTTATGATTCGCTGGAAAAAGATATTAAAAAATTTGAAATTGAAATTGAAAAGATAAAAAGTAAACGAATTGTTTCGGATGTGCTGGATAGTAAGGGAGCTCCTATGGTTTTAAAAACAGGGCTTTATGGAAAATATCTGGTAAGCGAGAGTAATGAAAAAGAAACAGTTTCATTGAAAAAAGTCGTTATTCCACAAGAGCAGCTAGAAAATGGACAAATTTTTGTAAAAGAGGAAGTCGAAAAAATTCAGAGTACAAAAAAAGGAATTTTGACAGATTTTTTTACGGAAGATGGGAGCCGTTATTTATTGAAAAGTGGGCGATTTGGGGAGTATTTGGAAAGTGAAAATTATGAAAAAGATGAAAAAAGAATGTCGTTGCCACCAGAATTGAAACAAAAGTTTAAAAAGGGAGCAATAGTTGAAGTTGATGATATTTTGCAAATTAACGAAGAAATGACTAGAATTTTAGAAGAAAATGAGAAGATTGTAAAAGAAGCCGGAGTTTGTCCGAATTGTGGAAAACCGTTTGAAATAAAAAATGGACGATTTGGAAAATTTCTAGCTTGTACAGGTTATCCAGATTGCAAGACAATTAAAAATATAAAAACTGGGAAAATAACGGTTGCTTCTGACAAAAAAACTGAAACAAAAGATAAGACAAAATCAGCAGCTAAAACAGCAAAAAAAGCGACAACTAAAAAGAAGACTGCAACTAGAAAAACAAAAGCGAAAACTGCGAAAAAGTCAATTACAAAAAAATAA
- the dprA gene encoding DNA-processing protein DprA, producing MEWIRLKEIGMKNSHIKKIMAVFQNYEELFSEENFKLFSDDLKRKLEEAQKINLEERLALYRRNKVRIVSVNDVEYPKRLKEIKDFPVFLYLKGKKIKEYDRIKIDKDKIFVDNKRNIAVVGTRKFTSFGKSACEKIVKELSSYDVTIISGLAEGIDSIAQKKAIECEMEVIAVVGSGIDVVYPYENRDLWQKISEIGTIVSEYPLGTQPTRWTFPRRNRIIAGMSDGILIAESFKSGGSLITAELGFSMDREIFAIPGCINYPSFEGCNNLIRDNKAKLVASAEDIAKEFLWDIKKEKSKLKKLSSEEKIVFEAITEETSFEEIINKTNEKVDRVKLFSIIMSLEIKGLITETNGSKYIRII from the coding sequence ATGGAATGGATTAGACTTAAGGAAATTGGAATGAAAAATTCTCATATAAAAAAAATAATGGCAGTTTTTCAGAATTATGAAGAATTATTCTCAGAAGAAAATTTCAAATTATTTAGCGATGATTTGAAAAGAAAGCTGGAAGAGGCGCAAAAAATTAATTTGGAAGAAAGACTTGCGCTCTATAGGCGTAATAAAGTGAGGATAGTGAGCGTAAACGATGTGGAATATCCCAAAAGACTGAAAGAGATAAAAGATTTTCCCGTATTTTTATATTTAAAAGGAAAAAAAATAAAAGAATATGACAGAATAAAAATAGACAAGGACAAAATCTTTGTGGATAATAAACGAAATATTGCTGTCGTTGGAACGAGAAAATTTACAAGTTTTGGGAAAAGTGCATGTGAAAAGATAGTAAAGGAACTGTCGAGTTACGATGTCACAATAATAAGCGGACTTGCAGAAGGAATTGACTCGATTGCACAAAAAAAGGCTATTGAATGTGAAATGGAAGTCATAGCTGTCGTGGGAAGCGGAATAGATGTTGTCTATCCTTATGAAAATCGAGATTTGTGGCAAAAAATTAGTGAAATTGGGACTATTGTGAGTGAATATCCGCTGGGAACTCAGCCAACAAGGTGGACTTTTCCTAGAAGAAACAGAATCATAGCTGGAATGTCAGACGGAATTTTAATTGCTGAAAGTTTTAAATCTGGAGGTTCGCTCATAACAGCAGAACTTGGATTTTCTATGGACAGGGAAATTTTTGCAATACCAGGGTGCATCAATTATCCGTCGTTTGAGGGCTGTAATAATTTAATAAGAGATAACAAAGCTAAACTTGTGGCTAGTGCTGAAGATATAGCAAAAGAGTTTTTGTGGGACATAAAAAAAGAGAAAAGCAAACTAAAAAAATTGAGTTCAGAAGAGAAAATCGTGTTTGAAGCGATAACGGAAGAGACAAGCTTTGAAGAAATAATTAATAAAACGAATGAAAAAGTGGATAGAGTAAAATTATTTTCAATAATAATGAGTTTAGAAATAAAAGGTTTGATTACCGAAACGAATGGCTCAAAATATATAAGAATTATTTAA
- a CDS encoding tetratricopeptide repeat protein: MKKIIYGLVGILLLSTTIVIAEVENSQTSTAIEESTLEEPSAPPQEEQPAVAPKAKPKKRVDVKKETGKQNVDTGTMPVTQSEDVSSEEKYSSYGNYENATLKKGKSATFRMAQLYFKDGLYEKAVNLALKEGEPDISLLYVVAIGSRLMGNFDQSVEYYNRILSQGEAQPEALLGIAIAYKSKGDFAKALKYLNEYEDLNSTEQVQKEIKYLNEVLATNS, encoded by the coding sequence ATGAAAAAAATAATATACGGATTAGTTGGAATTTTGCTGCTTAGCACAACAATTGTCATAGCGGAAGTTGAAAATTCTCAAACATCGACAGCAATTGAAGAGAGCACTTTGGAAGAACCTTCAGCGCCACCGCAAGAAGAGCAGCCAGCAGTAGCTCCTAAAGCAAAACCGAAAAAACGGGTTGACGTGAAGAAGGAAACGGGCAAGCAAAATGTTGATACTGGGACGATGCCTGTTACACAAAGCGAAGATGTTTCATCTGAAGAAAAATACAGCTCGTATGGAAATTACGAAAATGCCACGCTAAAAAAAGGAAAATCTGCAACATTTAGAATGGCACAATTGTATTTTAAAGACGGACTTTATGAAAAAGCTGTAAATTTGGCGTTAAAAGAGGGAGAACCTGATATTTCTCTGTTGTATGTCGTCGCAATCGGATCACGGCTTATGGGAAATTTTGACCAGTCTGTTGAGTATTATAACAGAATACTTTCTCAAGGTGAGGCACAGCCTGAAGCACTTTTGGGAATTGCCATCGCTTATAAAAGTAAAGGAGATTTTGCAAAAGCTCTAAAATATTTAAACGAATATGAAGATCTTAACTCAACAGAACAAGTTCAAAAAGAAATAAAATATTTAAATGAAGTTCTAGCGACAAACAGTTAA